The Prunus dulcis unplaced genomic scaffold, ALMONDv2, whole genome shotgun sequence genome window below encodes:
- the LOC117613115 gene encoding probable LRR receptor-like serine/threonine-protein kinase At3g47570: protein MGGNETDRLALLAIKAQIKQDPHNVTSSWNESIHFCFWHGVTCSRRHQQRVTRLDLQSQKLVGSLSPNIGNLSFLRELELQNNSFSNKIPPEIGHLRRLQVLYLNRNSFSGPIPYNISYCSNLIFMYFGFNGLVGKIPSEFGSLSKLRSFVVEANNLTGEIPPSLGNLSSLEAIGATQNSLVGSIPTSLGQLKNLTILSLGSNNLSGTIPPSIYNLSALGVFSVGRNKIQGRLPSDLGKTLPNLQSFSISSNQFFGSLPLSLSNATNLRLLQMQFNNFTGQMPDFRNLQDLEIFIIQRNHLGSGTDGDLSFVSDLTNATELKRLSVGENNFGGTLPASISNLSTKLEKFWVFRNQLHGSIPTELGNLVNLESLSMGGNSLTGNIPTEIQKMSSLVELDISMNALSGSIPSSLGNLTKLYRLFLQGNNLKGVIPSSLGDCQQLIVLDLSNNKLSGAIPQQVIGLPSLSVLLNLSMNNLTGSLPMEVGKLKSLGVLDVSNNMLSGELPSSLGSCESLEVLYLQGNFFKGPIPSSMIGLKAIGELDLSRNNLSGEIPKFLGGFVFLKKLDLSFNEFWGAVPTGGGAFKNASAISITGNTKLCGGIADLQLPKCKSRKGGLSRSLKLIIPLVLSGVALLGIVMVMSYFFLCSSRRKRKEIPLSTLANHFLQVSYANLLRATDEFSSANLIGAGSFGSVYKGILDDNDKHQLVAVKVFNLLRHGASKSFMAECEALRNIKHRNLVEIITACSSVDFHGNDFKALVYKYLDRGSLEKWLHPPTEIEEVREGPKSLNLDQRLEIAIDVACALDYLHNHCETPIVHCDLKPSNVLLDNEMTGHVSDFGLARFLSQETDINVSNNHTSSIGIKGTVGYAAPEYGMGSEVSTNGDVYSFGILLLEMFAGKRPTDDMFNGDLNLHTYVKMAFPNRVMEIVDSTLFEGGTNERRVQKIEVCLNSIFRIGIECSAESPTDRLRISVILHLSCIPLETFFLDRNFFCYGFV from the exons ATGGGAGGCAACGAGACCGATAGGCTTGCACTGCTAGCCATCAAAGCTCAAATAAAGCAAGATCCTCATAATGTAACGAGCTCCTGGAATGAATCCATTCACTTTTGCTTCTGGCACGGTGTCACCTGCAGTCGACGACACCAACAAAGGGTCACAAGGCTAGACCTCCAATCTCAAAAGCTGGTAGGGTCCCTGTCTCCAAACATAGGAAATCTAAGTTTCCTAAGGGAACTAGAACTACAGAACAACAGCTTCAGCAATAAAATCCCTCCAGAAATTGGGCATTTGCGTAGATTGCAGGTACTGTATCTAAACCGTAACTCATTTAGTGGCCCTATTCCGTACAATATATCATATTGCTCCAACCTCATCTTCATGTATTTCGGTTTCAACGGGTTGGTGGGTAAAATTCCATCTGAATTTGGCTCTTTGTCGAAGCTTCGAAGCTTTGTTGTAGAAGCTAATAATTTAACAGGAGAGATCCCTCCTTCCTTGGGAAACCTTTCGTCTCTCGAGGCAATTGGTGCAACTCAAAATAGCTTGGTGGGAAGCATCCCTACTTCTCTGGGCCAATTGAAAAACTTAACAATTTTGTCATTGGGCTCAAACAACTTATCTGGTACCATTCCTCCCTCCATCTATAACCTCTCTGCTCTTGGTGTCTTTAGCGTAGGAAGGAACAAAATTCAAGGGAGGCTTCCATCAGACTTAGGAAAAACTCTTCCTAATCTCCAATCCTTTAGCATTTCTAGCAACCAATTTTTTGGATCCTTGCCTCTCTCACTATCAAATGCCACAAATCTGCGATTACTTCAAATGCAATTTAACAACTTCACAGGTCAGATGCCGGATTTCCGAAATCTTCAAGACCTAGAGATATTCATCATTCAACGGAATCATCTCGGAAGCGGTACAGATGGTGACTTGAGTTTCGTTTCGGACTTGACCAATGCCACAGAGTTAAAACGGTTGTCGGTGggtgaaaacaattttggagGGACGTTGCCCGCATCAATATCCAATCTTTCAACCAAGCTTGAaaagttttgggttttcagaAACCAACTACATGGAAGTATCCCAACAGAATTAGGGAATCTGGTCAACTTGGAGTCGTTGTCAATGGGGGGAAATAGCTTGACGGGTAACATTCCCACTGAAATTCAGAAGATGTCAAGCCTTGTGGAATTAGATATTTCTATGAATGCATTATCAGGAAGCATTCCGTCCTCTTTAGGAAATTTAACCAAGTTATACAGACTCTTCTTACAAGGAAATAATCTTAAAGGCGTCATCCCTTCAAGCTTGGGAGATTGCCAACAGCTGATAGTATTGGATTTATCTAATAATAAACTTAGTGGCGCAATACCTCAACAAGTTATTGGCCTCCCGTCCTTATCAGTGCTTTTGAACTTGTCGATGAACAACCTTACGGGTTCTCTTCCGATGGAGGTTGGAAAGTTGAAGAGTCTAGGTGTACTGGACGTTTCTAATAACATGTTATCCGGAGAACTTCCTAGTAGCCTTGGTTCATGTGAGAGTTTAGAAGTTTTGTACTTGCAAGGCAACTTCTTCAAGGGGCCTATTCCCTCATCTATGATTGGGTTGAAAGCCATAGGAGAATTAGACCTTTCTCGCAACAATTTGTCGGgtgaaattccaaaattcttAGGGGGCTTTGTCTTCTTGAAGAAACTAGAcctatcattcaatgaattttggGGAGCGGTACCAACTGGAGGAGGTGCTTTTAAAAATGCAAGTGCGATTTCAATTACTGGCAACACCAAGCTCTGTGGAGGTATTGCTGATCTGCAACTGCCCAAGTGCAAGTCCAGAAAAGGAGGATTATCTCGTAGCTTGAAATTAATAATCCCGTTAGTACTTTCCGGAGTTGCTCTTCTTGGAATAGTTATGGTGATGTCCTATTTCTTCCTCTGTTCAtcaagaaggaaaaggaaagagattCCGTTGAGCACATTGGCGAACCATTTTTTGCAAGTATCATATGCTAATCTTCTAAGAGCTACTGACGAGTTCTCTTCGGCTAATTTGATTGGGGCAGGCAGTTTTGGGTCTGTTTACAAAGGAATTCTTGATGATAATGATAAACATCAACTTGTTGCTGTGAAGGTGTTCAACTTGTTACGCCATGGAGCATCGAAGAGTTTCATGGCCGAATGTGAGGCTTTAAGAAACATCAAGCATCGAAATCTTGTCGAGATTATAACTGCGTGTTCAAGTGTTGACTTTCATGGTAATGACTTCAAGGCTCTGGTTTACAAGTACCTGGACAGAGGAAGCTTAGAGAAGTGGCTGCATCCTCCTACTGAAATTGAAGAGGTAAGAGAGGGACCCAAGAGTTTAAATCTAGATCAAAGGCTAGAGATTGCCATTGATGTTGCTTGTGCATTGGATTATCTTCATAATCATTGCGAAACACCGATAGTTCATTGTGATCTCAAGCCAAGCAATGTTCTTTTGGACAACGAGATGACTGGACATGTTTCTGACTTCGGACTCGCAAGATTTCTCTCCCAAGAAACTGATATTAATGTTTCCAACAATCACACAAGTTCCATTGGAATAAAAGGAACGGTTGGTTATGCTGCTCCAG AGTACGGTATGGGAAGCGAGGTGTCAACAAATGGAGATGTCTACAGCTTTGGTATTCTTCTGTTAGAGATGTTCGCAGGAAAGCGACCCACCGATGACATGTTTAATGGGGACCTAAACCTTCATACTTATGTTAAAATGGCTTTCCCTAATCGAGTTATGGAGATTGTAGATTCAACACTTTTTGAAGGAGGCACCAACGAGAGAAGGGTTCAAAAGATTGAGGTGTGCTTGAATTCAATATTTAGAATTGGAATTGAATGCTCTGCTGAATCTCCAACGGACCGTCTAAGAATATCAGTGATTCTGCATCTGAGCTGCATTCCATTAGAGACGTTCTTCTTGGATAGGAACTTTTTCTGCTACGGGTTTGTGTGA
- the LOC117613111 gene encoding LOW QUALITY PROTEIN: probable LRR receptor-like serine/threonine-protein kinase At3g47570 (The sequence of the model RefSeq protein was modified relative to this genomic sequence to represent the inferred CDS: substituted 1 base at 1 genomic stop codon), translating to MGGNVTDRLALLAIKAQIKQDPHNVLSSWNESIHFCSWHGVSCGRRHRQRVTRLDLQSQKLAGSLSPHIGNLSFLRELVLLNNSFSNKIPPEIGHLRRLQVLRLNNNSFSGPIPYNISYCSNLIFMNFGFNGLVGKIPSEFGSLSKLXRFVLQFNNLTGEIPPSLGNLSFLEVLSLLDNNLVGSIPTSLGQLKNLTFLSLGSNNLSGTIPPSIYNLSALGVFSVGSNKIQGRLPSDLGKTLPNLQSFSIANNQFFGSLPLSLSNATSLRSLQMQFNNFTGQMPDFRKLHNLEVFNILRNHLGSGTDADLSFVSDLTNATELKLLLVGENNFGGTLPTSISNLSTKLKMFWFYRNQLHGSIPTELGNLVNLESLLMRGNSLTGNIPTEIQKMSSLVELDISMNALSGSIPSSLGNLTKLYRLFLQGNNLKGVIPSSLGDCQQLIVLDLSNNKLSGAIPQQVIGLPSLSVLLNLSMNNLTGSLPMEVGKLKSLGVLDVSNNMLSGELPSSLGSCESIEVLYLQGNFFKGPIPSSMIGLKAIGELDLSRNNLSGEIPKFLGGAFENASAISITGNTKLCGGIADLQLPKCKSQKGGSSHSSKLIIPLVLSGLALLAIVMVMSYFFLCSSRRKRKEIPLSTLANNFLQVSYATLLRATDEFSSANLIGAGSFGSVYKGILDDNDKHQLVAVKVFNLLRHGGSKSFTAECEALRNIKHRNLVEIITACSSVDFHGNDFKALVYKYMDRGSLEEWLHPPTEIEEVREALNLEQRLDIAIDVACALDYLHNHCETPIVHCDLKPSNVLLDNEMTGHVSDFGLARFLSQEAGINVSNNHTSSIGIKGSVGYAAPEYGMGSEVSTNGDVYSFGILLLEMFAGKRPTDDMFNGDLNLHTYVKMAFPNRVMEIVDSTLFEGGTNERRVQKTEVCLNSIFRIGIECSAESPTDRLKNISDAASELHSIRDVLLG from the exons ATGGGAGGCAACGTGACCGATAGGCTTGCACTGCTAGCCATCAAAGCTCAAATAAAGCAAGATCCTCATAATGTATTGAGCTCCTGGAATGAATCCATTCACTTTTGCTCGTGGCACGGTGTCTCCTGCGGTCGACGCCATCGCCAGAGGGTCACAAGGCTAGACCTCCAATCTCAAAAGCTGGCAGGGTCCCTATCCCCACACATAGGAAACCTAAGTTTCCTAAGGGAACTAGTACTACTAAACAACAGCTTCAGCAATAAAATCCCTCCAGAAATTGGGCATTTGCGTAGATTACAGGTATTACGTCTAAACAACAACTCATTTAGTGGCCCTATTCCATACAACATATCATATTGCTCCAACCTCATCTTCATGAATTTCGGTTTCAACGGGTTGGTGGGTAAAATTCCATCTGAATTTGGCTCCTTGTCGAAGCTTTGAAGATTTGTTTtacaatttaataatttaactGGAGAGATCCCTCCTTCCTTGGGAAACCTTTCGTTTCTCGAGGTACTTTCTTTACTTGATAATAACTTGGTGGGAAGCATCCCTACTTCTCTGGGCCAATTGAAAAACTTAACATTTTTGTCATTGGGCTCAAACAACTTATCTGGTACCATTCCTCCCTCCATCTATAACCTCTCTGCTCTTGGTGTCTTTAGCGTAGGAAGTAACAAAATTCAAGGGAGGCTTCCATCAGACTTAGGAAAAACTCTTCCTAATCTCCAATCCTTTAGCATTGCTAACAACCAATTTTTTGGATCCTTGCCTCTCTCACTATCAAATGCCACAAGTCTGCGATCACTTCAAATGCAATTTAACAACTTCACAGGTCAGATGCCGGATTTCAGAAAGCTTCATAACCTAGAGGTATTCAACATTCTACGGAATCATCTCGGAAGCGGTACAGATGCTGACTTGAGTTTCGTTTCAGACTTGACCAATGCCACAGAGTTAAAACTGTTGTTGGTGggtgaaaacaattttggagGGACGTTGCCCACATCAATATCCAATCTTTCAACCAAGCTTAAAATGTTTTGGTTTTACAGAAACCAACTACATGGAAGTATCCCAACAGAATTAGGGAATTTGGTCAACTTGGAGTCGTTGTTAATGAGGGGAAATAGCTTGACGGGTAACATTCCAACTGAAATTCAGAAGATGTCAAGCCTTGTGGAATTAGATATTTCTATGAATGCATTATCAGGAAGCATTCCGTCCTCTTTAGGAAATTTAACCAAGTTATACAGACTCTTCTTACAAGGAAATAATCTTAAAGGCGTCATCCCTTCAAGCTTGGGAGATTGCCAACAGCTGATAGTATTGGATTTATCTAATAATAAACTTAGTGGCGCAATACCTCAACAAGTTATTGGCCTCCCGTCCTTATCAGTGCTTTTGAACTTGTCGATGAACAACCTTACGGGTTCTCTTCCGATGGAGGTTGGAAAGTTGAAGAGTCTAGGTGTACTGGACGTTTCTAATAACATGTTATCCGGAGAACTTCCTAGTAGCCTTGGTTCATGTGAGAGTATAGAAGTTTTGTACTTGCAAGGCAACTTCTTCAAGGGGCCTATTCCCTCATCTATGATTGGGTTGAAAGCCATAGGAGAATTAGACCTTTCTCGCAACAATTTGTCGGgtgaaattccaaaattcttAGGGG GTGCTTTTGAAAATGCAAGTGCGATTTCAATTACCGGCAACACCAAGCTCTGCGGGGGAATTGCTGATCTCCAACTGCCCAAGTGCAAGTCCCAAAAAGGAGGATCATCTCATAGCTCGAAATTAATAATCCCGTTAGTACTTTCCGGACTTGCTCTTCTTGCAATAGTTATGGTGATGTCCTATTTCTTCCTCTGTTCGtcaagaaggaaaaggaaagagattCCGTTGAGCACATTGGCGAACAATTTTTTGCAAGTGTCATATGCTACTCTCCTAAGAGCTACTGACGAGTTCTCTTCGGCTAATTTGATTGGTGCAGGCAGTTTTGGGTCTGTGTACAAAGGAATTCTTGATGATAATGATAAACATCAACTTGTTGCTGTGAAGGTGTTCAACTTGTTACGCCATGGAGGATCAAAGAGTTTCACCGCCGAATGTGAGGCTTTAAGAAACATCAAGCATCGAAATCTTGTCGAGATTATAACTGCGTGTTCAAGTGTTGACTTTCATGGTAATGACTTCAAGGCTCTGGTTTACAAGTACATGGACAGAGGAAGTTTAGAGGAGTGGCTGCATCCTCCTACTGAAATTGAAGAGGTAAGAGAGGCACTCAATCTAGAGCAAAGGCTAGACATTGCCATTGATGTTGCTTGTGCATTGGATTATCTTCATAATCATTGTGAAACACCGATAGTTCATTGTGATCTCAAGCCAAGCAATGTTCTTTTGGACAACGAGATGACTGGACATGTTTCTGACTTTGGACTCGCAAGATTTCTCTCCCAAGAAGCTGGTATTAATGTTTCCAACAATCACACAAGTTCCATTGGAATAAAAGGATCGGTTGGTTATGCGGCTCCAG AGTACGGTATGGGAAGTGAGGTGTCAACAAATGGAGATGTCTACAGCTTTGGTATTCTTCTGTTAGAGATGTTCGCAGGAAAGCGACCCACCGATGACATGTTTAATGGGGACCTAAACCTTCATACTTATGTTAAAATGGCTTTCCCTAATCGAGTTATGGAGATTGTAGATTCAACACTTTTTGAAGGAGGCACCAACGAGAGAAGGGTTCAAAAGACTGAGGTGTGCTTGAATTCAATATTTAGAATTGGAATTGAATGCTCTGCTGAATCTCCAACAGACCGTCTAAAGAATATCAGTGATGCTGCATCTGAGCTGCATTCCATTAGAGACGTTCTTCTTGGATAG